One window of Saccharomyces mikatae IFO 1815 strain IFO1815 genome assembly, chromosome: 8 genomic DNA carries:
- the SMKI08G0260 gene encoding uncharacterized protein (similar to Saccharomyces cerevisiae YHL017W and PTM1 (YKL039W); ancestral locus Anc_2.552), whose product MNKRWLLLTWLFLLCGVVQGNQETINQKYHDVCSGMYSKEDYNGKVDPFISFTLEELPLAEEGDLGEGISVAVFDFQDYENIGVQLPNGEIHYICDDYALDLGLCEASSKGQFIIQETAIDPFTSKEHNLTSQILTFTQQELGTNEKTYPIKKTGYYCVTTSSFMSSSSKFRATVNFRNAYGQLDASEAYKMPIYAFLAVAYAICTLVYSWLCWKHRHELLPLQRYILVFCIFLTADTIFVWMYYLIENQKGDSSVALHIYMIFISIFSAGKMTFTFLLALLISFGYGIVYPKLERTLLRRCQIFAVFTFAVCVAFLLQKYSQNSESLSNLILITAIPMVLCLFAFYYLTLSSMNKTMTYLREQNQVVKLNMYRKLIVLSYISLFILFLGLLVSTFAYVGMDTVDMIEQYWKTEFLITDIWPSFVYFLVFVVFAFFWRPTSTSYLLACSQQLPTDMENVSEFDLDDMNSLSDEMLPNRGPRNDHEEQNNNVDIDLASDFVEVPSASTNTNTEANDDVLFDVDYDRDAKNNRQAT is encoded by the coding sequence atgaataagagGTGGTTACTGCTGACGTGGCTGTTTCTTCTATGTGGGGTCGTTCAAGGGAACCAAGAAACCATTAACCAAAAGTATCACGATGTCTGTTCAGGGATGTATTCCAAGGAGGATTACAATGGAAAAGTGGACCCGTTTATATCGTTTACTTTAGAGGAACTGCCTCTTGCTGAAGAAGGTGATCTTGGTGAGGGGATTAGCGTCGCCGTATTTGATTTCCAAGATTATGAGAACATTGGCGTACAGTTACCAAATGGGGAAATTCATTATATTTGCGATGACTATGCATTGGACTTGGGTCTCTGTGAGGCCTCATCCAAGGGGCAATTTATCATCCAAGAAACGGCCATCGACCCATTCACCAGTAAGGAACATAATTTAACAAGTCAAATTTTGACTTTTACTCAACAAGAATTGGGTACGAACGAAAAGACATACCCAATAAAAAAGACAGGGTACTATTGTGTCACCACGTCTTCTTTCATGTCTTCCAGTTCCAAGTTCCGGGCCACGGTGAATTTTAGGAACGCCTATGGTCAATTGGATGCTTCAGAGGCGTACAAGATGCCCATTTATGCCTTTTTAGCTGTTGCTTACGCCATCTGCACATTAGTGTACTCTTGGCTATGTTGGAAACATAGACATGAATTATTACCTTTACAAAGATACATTTTAGTTTTTTGTATCTTCCTAACAGCAGATACTATTTTCGTCTGGATGTACTATCTTATTGAGAATCAAAAAGGAGACTCTAGCGTGGCtcttcatatatatatgattttCATATCGATATTTAGCGCTGGTAAGATGACTTTTACATTTCTCCTCGCCTTGCTAATATCCTTTGGTTACGGTATAGTGTATCCAAAATTGGAACGTACACTGCTAAGAAGATGCCAGATATTCGCAGTGTTTACCTTCGCAGTATGTGTTGCGTTCTTGCTCCAAAAATACTCCCAAAATTCCGAGTCTTTATCCAATTTGATTTTAATTACTGCTATCCCCATGGTGCTATGTCTATTTGCGTTCTATTATCTCACCCTTTCTTCCATGAACAAAACAATGACCTATTTAAGGGAACAAAATCAAGTGGTAAAGCTAAATATGTACCGAAAACTGATCGTATTGAGCTACATTTCGTTGTTTATATTGTTCTTGGGTCTGTTGGTCTCTACTTTTGCATACGTTGGTATGGACACTGTTGACATGATAGAACAATATTGGAAGACAGAGTTTCTCATTACAGATATCTGGCCcagttttgtttatttcttgGTCTTCGTCGTTTTCGCATTCTTCTGGAGACCTACAAGTACATCCTATTTACTAGCATGCTCGCAGCAGCTACCAACGGACATGGAAAATGTATCAGAATTTGATTTGGATGATATGAATTCTTTGTCAGATGAGATGTTGCCCAATAGAGGGCCACGCAATGACCACGAAGAGCAGAATAACAATGTAGACATCGATTTAGCATCCGATTTTGTAGAAGTACCAAGTGCAAGTACAAATACAAATACAGAAGCCAATGACGATGTTTTGTTCGATGTAGATTACGATAGGGatgcaaaaaataatagacAGGCTACCTAA
- the MCO14 gene encoding 4a-hydroxytetrahydrobiopterin dehydratase (similar to Saccharomyces cerevisiae YHL018W; ancestral locus Anc_2.554), which translates to MHNKIVRIASSALTGGKLLEKLKPLTHWEVQWDPTSTKCLGITREVTFKDYETTWAFLTRVSMRSHLWGHHPLIHTSYNWVKLELRTHDIDPKDANGGQLSDIDVRMAKRIDSYIDEVKI; encoded by the coding sequence ATGCACAACAAGATTGTTAGAATTGCATCTAGTGCACTAACAGGGGGCAAACTACTCGAGAAACTGAAGCCTTTGACTCACTGGGAAGTTCAATGGGACCCTACCAGTACCAAATGCTTGGGAATAACAAGGGAGGTAACTTTTAAGGACTATGAAACCACCTGGGCTTTTCTCACCCGTGTGTCTATGAGATCTCATCTTTGGGGCCACCATCCGCTGATCCACACGAGCTACAACTGGGTGAAGCTTGAGCTTCGTACGCATGACATAGACCCGAAAGACGCCAATGGGGGCCAGCTTAGCGATATAGATGTCCGCATGGCCAAGAGGATCGATTCCTATATCGATGAGGTGAAAATTTAA